The following proteins are co-located in the Phragmites australis chromosome 10, lpPhrAust1.1, whole genome shotgun sequence genome:
- the LOC133883617 gene encoding ras-related protein RIC2: protein MAAGYRAEDDYDYLFKVVLIGDSGVGKSNLLSRFTRNEFSLESKSTIGVEFATRSLQVDGKVVKAQIWDTAGQERYRAITSAYYRGAVGALLVYDVTRHSTFENAERWLKELRDHTDPNIVVMLVGNKSDLRHLVAVQTDEGKAFAERESLYFMETSALESTNVENAFAEVLTQIYRIVSKRAVEAGEDAASGPGKGEKINIKDDVSAVKKGGCCSS, encoded by the exons ATGGCGGCGGGGTACCGGGCGGAGGACGACTACGACTACCTGTTCAAGGTGGTCCTGATCGGCGACTCCGGCGTCGGCAAGTCCAACCTGCTCTCCCGCTTCACGCGCAACGAGttcagcctcgagtccaagtCCACCATCGGGGTTGAGTTCGCCACCCGCTCCCTCCAGGTCGACGGCAAGGTCGTCAAGGCCCAGATTTGGGACACCGCCGGACAGGAACG ATATCGTGCTATCACAAGTGCATATTACCGAGGTGCTGTTGGAGCATTGCTTGTTTATGATGTCACTCGGCACTCAACCTTTGAGAACGCTGAGCGCTGGCTGAAGGAGTTGAGGGACCATACAGATCCCAATATAGTTGTTATGCTGGTTGGCAACAAATCCGATCTCCGCCATCTTGTAGCAGTTCAAACTGATGAAGGGAAGGCATTTGCGGAGAGAGAATCACTCTATTTCATGGAGACCTCCGCGCTGGAGTCCACCAATGTCGAAAATGCATTTGCAGAGGTCTTGACTCAGATTTACCGCATTGTGAGTAAGAGAGCAGTCGAAGCAGGTGAAGATGCAGCTTCTGGGCCCGGCAAGGGTGAAAAGATCAATATAAAGGATGATGTTTCGGCAGTGAAGAAGGGTGGCTGCTGCTCTAGTTGA